One window of the Dermacentor andersoni chromosome 10, qqDerAnde1_hic_scaffold, whole genome shotgun sequence genome contains the following:
- the LOC140212781 gene encoding uncharacterized protein produces the protein MELNHIMSCALLFQEDTSSEESSDGVPPAPPAAARVSVGTEPGTSGTAPRQQPRRPPPRQQVLEDAASRAAADYARQSRLAEAANAEAASFHQLLLQQHRQLVEEQRATRQVLEQLVAEMRGSREATTLIATTLRQLLAALAHLREPPQQ, from the exons ATGGAACTTAATCACATTATGTCCTGTGCTTTATTGTTCCAGGAGGACACCTCCAGTGAGGAGTCCAGTGATGGAGTGCCCCCTGCCCCACCAGCAGCTGCGCGCGTCTCAGTGGGCACGGAGCCGGGGACCAGTGGCACTGCAC CTCGGCAGCAGCCCCGCAGGCCGCCACCCCGCCAACAGGTCCTTGAGGACGCAGCATCTCGGGCGGCCGCAGACTATGCCCGACAGAGCCGGCTAGCTGAGGCGGCAAACGCGGAGGCCGCAAGCTTCCACCAGTTGTTGCTGCAGCAACATAGGCAG CTGGTGGAAGAACAGAGAGCGACGCGGCAAGTCCTGGAGCAGCTGGTGGCCGAGATGCGTGGTTCGCGAGAGGCGACCACTCTCATTGCGACCACGCTGCGCCAGCTGCTGGCTGCCCTCGCCCACCTGCGCGAGCCGCCTCAGCAATAA